A region from the Malus domestica chromosome 07, GDT2T_hap1 genome encodes:
- the LOC139187516 gene encoding putative receptor-like protein kinase At3g47110 isoform X2, whose protein sequence is MKGVLAISHTNISTDQSALLSLKAHITSDPQNILTANWSSASNSNICNWVGVSCGAGHHRVTDLNLSHMGLAGVIPPHLGNLSFLVELGLENNSFHGPLPQELSRLRRLKEINFGNNSFMGTIPSWFGSFAKLQTIKLYGNGFSGFIPATIFNLSALETIDLGRNQLSGSIPREIGNLTMVKGIYLDDNKFEELPNEMGSLVQLEELFVQSNALTASALVPVFNISSLTILNLYGNNMSGSLPDNICEHLSSIRIFNFSGNQLDGLIPSKLWQCKELREILLYSNNFRGSIPKSLGNLTYLTKISLGENHLTGNKFGGIS, encoded by the exons ATGAAAG GTGTATTAGCAATATCTCATACCAATATCAGCACAGATCAGTCTGCGCTTCTTTCTCTCAAAGCTCACATCACTAGTGACCCTCAAAACATCTTGACCGCCAACTGGTCCTCTGCCTCCAATTCCAACATTTGCAACTGGGTTGGCGTTAGCTGCGGTGCTGGCCACCACAGAGTCACGGACTTAAATCTTTCGCACATGGGTCTTGCCGGAGTTATTCCTCCACATCTAGGCAACCTCTCATTTCTCGTTGAGTTGGGCCTTGAGAATAATAGCTTTCATGGTCCCCTACCGCAAGAACTGTCTCGTTTGCGCCGGTTGAAGGAGATTAACTTTGGAAACAACAGCTTTATGGGAACCATTCCTTCGTGGTTTGGGTCCTTTGCTAAACTTCAAACCATCAAATTGTACGGTAATGGCTTCTCGGGTTTCATACCGGCTACTATCTTCAACTTATCTGCACTCGAAACAATTGATCTAGGCAGGAACCAACTATCGG GTAGCATACCCAGAGAAATAGGCAACTTAACAATGGTGAAGGGCATATACCTTGACGACAACAAGTTCGAAG AACTTCCGAACGAGATGGGCAGTTTAGTTCAGCTGGAGGAGTTGTTTGTGCAGTCCAATGCCCTAACAGCCTCTGCTCTTGTGCCTGTCTTCAACATATCTTCTTTGACTATTTTGAATCTATACGGAAACAACATGAGTGGCAGTCTTCCGGACAATATATGTGAGCATCTTTCCAGTATTCGAATATTTAATTttagtggaaaccagcttgacggTCTGATTCCCTCCAAACTGTGGCAATGCAAAGAGCTTCGTGAAATCTTATTATACTCTAACAATTTCCGTGGAAGCATACCCAAAAGTCTTGGCAATTTGACCTACTTAACCAAGATTAGTCTTGGTGAGAATCATTTAACAGGTAATAAATTTGGGGGCATTTCATAA
- the LOC139187516 gene encoding putative receptor-like protein kinase At3g47110 isoform X1, whose protein sequence is MSSSFRSNLNRKTKTTTIKERSRFLLSKMLSMIHCLCYIYMMIMANCLTAGVLAISHTNISTDQSALLSLKAHITSDPQNILTANWSSASNSNICNWVGVSCGAGHHRVTDLNLSHMGLAGVIPPHLGNLSFLVELGLENNSFHGPLPQELSRLRRLKEINFGNNSFMGTIPSWFGSFAKLQTIKLYGNGFSGFIPATIFNLSALETIDLGRNQLSGSIPREIGNLTMVKGIYLDDNKFEELPNEMGSLVQLEELFVQSNALTASALVPVFNISSLTILNLYGNNMSGSLPDNICEHLSSIRIFNFSGNQLDGLIPSKLWQCKELREILLYSNNFRGSIPKSLGNLTYLTKISLGENHLTGNKFGGIS, encoded by the exons ATGAGTTCTAGTTTTCGATCGAATTTAAACCGAAAGACGAAAACTACTACAATTAAGGAGAGAAGTCGTTTCCTACTATCAAAAATGTTGTCGATGATACACTGCTTGTGTTATATCTATATGATGATTATGGCTAATTGCTTAACTGCAGGTGTATTAGCAATATCTCATACCAATATCAGCACAGATCAGTCTGCGCTTCTTTCTCTCAAAGCTCACATCACTAGTGACCCTCAAAACATCTTGACCGCCAACTGGTCCTCTGCCTCCAATTCCAACATTTGCAACTGGGTTGGCGTTAGCTGCGGTGCTGGCCACCACAGAGTCACGGACTTAAATCTTTCGCACATGGGTCTTGCCGGAGTTATTCCTCCACATCTAGGCAACCTCTCATTTCTCGTTGAGTTGGGCCTTGAGAATAATAGCTTTCATGGTCCCCTACCGCAAGAACTGTCTCGTTTGCGCCGGTTGAAGGAGATTAACTTTGGAAACAACAGCTTTATGGGAACCATTCCTTCGTGGTTTGGGTCCTTTGCTAAACTTCAAACCATCAAATTGTACGGTAATGGCTTCTCGGGTTTCATACCGGCTACTATCTTCAACTTATCTGCACTCGAAACAATTGATCTAGGCAGGAACCAACTATCGG GTAGCATACCCAGAGAAATAGGCAACTTAACAATGGTGAAGGGCATATACCTTGACGACAACAAGTTCGAAG AACTTCCGAACGAGATGGGCAGTTTAGTTCAGCTGGAGGAGTTGTTTGTGCAGTCCAATGCCCTAACAGCCTCTGCTCTTGTGCCTGTCTTCAACATATCTTCTTTGACTATTTTGAATCTATACGGAAACAACATGAGTGGCAGTCTTCCGGACAATATATGTGAGCATCTTTCCAGTATTCGAATATTTAATTttagtggaaaccagcttgacggTCTGATTCCCTCCAAACTGTGGCAATGCAAAGAGCTTCGTGAAATCTTATTATACTCTAACAATTTCCGTGGAAGCATACCCAAAAGTCTTGGCAATTTGACCTACTTAACCAAGATTAGTCTTGGTGAGAATCATTTAACAGGTAATAAATTTGGGGGCATTTCATAA
- the LOC139187516 gene encoding probable LRR receptor-like serine/threonine-protein kinase At3g47570 isoform X3: MKGVLAISHTNISTDQSALLSLKAHITSDPQNILTANWSSASNSNICNWVGVSCGAGHHRVTDLNLSHMGLAGVIPPHLGNLSFLVELGLENNSFHGPLPQELSRLRRLKEINFGNNSFMGTIPSWFGSFAKLQTIKLYGNGFSGFIPATIFNLSALETIDLGRNQLSGSIPREIGNLTMVKGIYLDDNKFEGILYDLGFVKCILADAFTHCV, from the exons ATGAAAG GTGTATTAGCAATATCTCATACCAATATCAGCACAGATCAGTCTGCGCTTCTTTCTCTCAAAGCTCACATCACTAGTGACCCTCAAAACATCTTGACCGCCAACTGGTCCTCTGCCTCCAATTCCAACATTTGCAACTGGGTTGGCGTTAGCTGCGGTGCTGGCCACCACAGAGTCACGGACTTAAATCTTTCGCACATGGGTCTTGCCGGAGTTATTCCTCCACATCTAGGCAACCTCTCATTTCTCGTTGAGTTGGGCCTTGAGAATAATAGCTTTCATGGTCCCCTACCGCAAGAACTGTCTCGTTTGCGCCGGTTGAAGGAGATTAACTTTGGAAACAACAGCTTTATGGGAACCATTCCTTCGTGGTTTGGGTCCTTTGCTAAACTTCAAACCATCAAATTGTACGGTAATGGCTTCTCGGGTTTCATACCGGCTACTATCTTCAACTTATCTGCACTCGAAACAATTGATCTAGGCAGGAACCAACTATCGG GTAGCATACCCAGAGAAATAGGCAACTTAACAATGGTGAAGGGCATATACCTTGACGACAACAAGTTCGAAGGTATACTGTATGACTTAGGTTTTGTTAAATGTATACTAGCAGATGCCTTCACACACTGTGTGtga
- the LOC139197821 gene encoding protein NETWORKED 4B-like, with the protein MELERLHAVYEMALQDEISRLNVEVADRNGHVEAVNKDLDSFKLKYDMLMAEKDELNGRAQTLMANVSSRDNQIQEMAGHLSRLQTEHEGLIVGSESARRLVDELKTRVEELQQEVKRQSVVISDGAEEKREVIRQLCFSLEHYRSGYQELRQAFTGHRQRLVCF; encoded by the coding sequence ATGGAATTGGAAAGGCTGCATGCTGTTTACGAGATGGCATTGCAAGATGAAATAAGCCGCCTGAATGTTGAAGTTGCTGATAGAAATGGACATGTGGAAGCTGTAAATAAAGACTTGGACAGCTTTAAACTGAAATATGACATGCTGATGGCGGAGAAAGATGAGCTCAATGGTAGGGCTCAAACGCTCATGGCGAATGTGAGTTCCCGCGACAATCAGATTCAGGAAATGGCGGGTCATCTTAGTCGGTTACAAACAGAACACGAGGGTCTGATTGTTGGATCCGAAAGTGCGCGTAGGCTAGTAGATGAGCTGAAAACAAGAGTGGAGGAGTTGCAGCAAGAGGTGAAAAGGCAGAGTGTTGTGATCTCGGATGGGGCTGAGGAGAAAAGAGAGGTGATCCGGCAGCTTTGTTTCTCGCTGGAGCACTACAGGAGCGGATACCAAGAGCTCCGCCAAGCGTTTACCGGGCACAGGCAGCGCCTAGTATGTTTCTGA